One Nocardia iowensis DNA window includes the following coding sequences:
- a CDS encoding DUF4192 domain-containing protein translates to MNEPEIKAAVQEIICADPAAALDPRAARSIVPVNDPGEQIAEIPALIGFPPQRSLVTLILRTVHGDDQSAVVDSVMRFDLDPDRGRVQLRADMVASCIAQVSAHDGMTAVLAVVVDDRIAGPEPSAGDRCGPGRFEVLVADLARHLAAEDISLAGAWAVQAIEPQKCWWTLFGPEQAGGLPDPAASVWVDSKPMRGSGAELAAIVAEDTDLQQQVAALLDSALALARVRQVMAVRRGDPTAYSRQALEYVLWQITSVESGEQLMAPELAELAVALRDRSVRDAMLALPDGEHAAAAETVWSLMTRAHSDTDRAEAAALLGYSAYVRGDGPLAGTAFEAALRADPEHSMAQLLETSLTVGIPPEQIRRLARSGFHSAADLGIDLGEPRRSTPSGSTDTEPDAR, encoded by the coding sequence ATGAACGAACCCGAGATCAAGGCAGCCGTGCAGGAAATCATCTGCGCTGATCCGGCGGCCGCGTTAGATCCGCGAGCAGCACGAAGCATTGTGCCGGTCAATGATCCGGGAGAACAGATCGCAGAGATACCCGCCCTGATCGGGTTCCCGCCACAGCGTTCGCTTGTCACGCTCATTCTGCGCACGGTGCATGGCGACGACCAGTCCGCGGTGGTCGACTCGGTGATGCGGTTCGATCTGGATCCTGACCGCGGTCGTGTCCAGTTGCGAGCGGACATGGTGGCCAGCTGTATTGCGCAGGTCTCGGCACACGATGGCATGACCGCGGTACTCGCCGTCGTGGTCGATGACCGAATCGCCGGGCCGGAGCCGTCAGCCGGCGACCGATGCGGCCCAGGACGATTCGAGGTGTTGGTCGCCGACCTGGCCCGGCACCTGGCCGCTGAGGACATTAGCCTCGCGGGTGCCTGGGCGGTGCAGGCGATCGAGCCACAGAAGTGCTGGTGGACCCTGTTCGGGCCCGAACAAGCAGGGGGCCTGCCGGATCCGGCCGCATCGGTATGGGTAGACAGCAAGCCGATGCGCGGCTCTGGTGCCGAACTGGCCGCCATCGTGGCCGAGGACACTGATCTCCAGCAGCAGGTAGCCGCCCTGTTGGACAGTGCTCTGGCCCTCGCCCGCGTGCGGCAAGTCATGGCGGTGCGGCGAGGTGATCCGACCGCCTACAGTCGGCAGGCCCTCGAATATGTGCTGTGGCAGATCACCAGTGTCGAGTCCGGCGAGCAGCTGATGGCCCCGGAACTAGCGGAACTCGCTGTCGCACTGCGTGATAGGTCGGTGCGTGACGCGATGCTCGCGCTCCCGGACGGCGAGCACGCTGCGGCGGCCGAAACCGTGTGGTCGCTCATGACTCGGGCACACTCGGATACAGATCGCGCCGAGGCAGCCGCGTTGCTCGGCTACAGCGCCTACGTCCGCGGCGACGGCCCACTGGCTGGCACCGCCTTCGAAGCGGCACTGCGCGCCGATCCCGAGCATTCCATGGCTCAGCTGCTGGAGACGTCTCTGACCGTCGGCATCCCCCCGGAGCAGATACGCCGGTTGGCGCGCAGCGGCTTTCACAGCGCCGCCGACCTCGGTATAGACCTGGGCGAACCCCGACGGTCAACACCATCCGGATCCACAGACACCGAACCCGATGCTCGGTGA
- a CDS encoding helix-turn-helix domain-containing protein yields the protein MSSQPKSKRAAVDRSSSESEAIDVDDPPNDEIWLSTAEVARRLKMRPKTLAAWAAGGRGPRYARMGRYRRYRLADLVLWELEQLAHGGGGGHVSPTYRR from the coding sequence ATGTCATCGCAACCCAAGTCGAAACGCGCCGCTGTCGATCGCAGCTCTTCGGAGAGTGAAGCGATCGACGTAGACGACCCTCCGAACGATGAAATCTGGCTCAGCACAGCGGAAGTCGCGCGTCGTCTGAAGATGCGGCCGAAAACGCTTGCGGCGTGGGCCGCCGGGGGTCGTGGCCCACGGTACGCGCGAATGGGGCGGTACCGGCGATACCGCCTCGCTGACCTCGTCCTCTGGGAACTCGAGCAACTCGCCCACGGTGGTGGCGGCGGACACGTCAGCCCAACGTACCGACGCTGA
- a CDS encoding GAF and ANTAR domain-containing protein: MSRERRLVEAFVQLADSLVEEYDPVDVVQELLDRAVDLLPVDTAAVLLAGADGELRVLASTSEATRWLELLQIQAQDGPCVQSYRSCERVIVEDLEEARDQWPAFAKQALLEGFQSVYALPMRLRMDRVGALNLFSTGDEHLTEDDVLIGQALADIASIAILQARMLADHKTVNGQLQVALQGRIVIEQAKGILAAQGDLDPEAAFHALRGYARHTRVRLPDLARAVVDRTIDTSQILAHADHREP, translated from the coding sequence ATGAGTCGGGAGCGGCGGCTGGTCGAGGCGTTTGTGCAGCTGGCGGACTCGCTGGTGGAGGAGTACGACCCGGTGGATGTGGTGCAGGAACTGCTGGATCGGGCGGTCGATCTGCTACCCGTCGATACCGCGGCGGTGCTGCTGGCGGGGGCGGACGGGGAGTTGCGGGTGTTGGCGTCGACCAGCGAGGCGACTCGTTGGCTGGAGCTGCTGCAGATCCAGGCGCAGGACGGGCCGTGCGTGCAGTCGTACCGGAGTTGCGAGCGGGTCATCGTGGAGGACCTGGAGGAGGCGCGCGACCAGTGGCCCGCGTTCGCGAAGCAGGCTCTGCTGGAGGGTTTTCAGTCGGTGTACGCGCTGCCGATGCGGTTGCGCATGGATCGGGTGGGTGCGCTCAATTTGTTCAGCACGGGCGACGAACATCTGACCGAGGACGATGTGCTGATCGGGCAGGCGCTGGCCGATATCGCGAGCATCGCGATTCTGCAGGCCCGGATGCTGGCCGACCACAAGACGGTCAACGGACAGTTGCAGGTGGCGTTGCAGGGACGCATCGTCATCGAGCAGGCGAAGGGCATACTTGCTGCTCAGGGCGACCTCGACCCGGAAGCCGCGTTCCACGCGCTGCGCGGCTATGCCCGGCATACCCGGGTGCGGCTACCCGATCTCGCCCGCGCGGTGGTCGATCGGACCATCGACACGAGCCAGATCCTCGCCCACGCCGATCACCGTGAGCCCTGA
- a CDS encoding PAS and ANTAR domain-containing protein — protein sequence MDQSVDVPDVAHGSGDETPPEVIAKALVDADVDEAETVRPIEEVLGAGRPQSAGSFRFWLADQRWEWSDEVALIHGYAAGSVQPTTELLLAHKHPEDRQQVANTIARSVETGEPFCSRHRIIDTEGQVHHVLVVGDHMVDDDGTVIGTAGYYVDITNALEEDRRQTLNGALPELYSARAGIEQAKGVLMLIYGINADQAFRVLTWRSQETGVKLRALANQLVAEVTTLDGPMVELRTQFDHLLLTVHERL from the coding sequence GTGGATCAGTCTGTTGATGTGCCGGACGTCGCACACGGGAGCGGCGACGAAACGCCGCCCGAGGTCATCGCCAAGGCGCTCGTGGATGCCGACGTCGACGAGGCCGAAACGGTACGGCCGATCGAAGAGGTACTCGGTGCTGGCAGGCCGCAGAGTGCGGGCAGCTTCCGCTTCTGGCTGGCCGACCAGCGCTGGGAATGGTCCGACGAGGTCGCGCTCATCCACGGCTATGCCGCCGGATCGGTGCAACCGACCACCGAACTGCTGCTGGCACACAAGCACCCCGAAGACCGTCAGCAGGTGGCGAACACCATCGCTCGATCGGTCGAGACCGGCGAACCGTTCTGCAGCCGCCACCGCATCATCGACACCGAAGGCCAAGTGCACCACGTCCTCGTCGTCGGCGACCACATGGTCGACGACGACGGAACGGTGATCGGCACCGCGGGCTATTACGTCGACATCACCAACGCGCTCGAAGAAGACCGCAGACAAACCCTCAACGGCGCGCTGCCCGAGCTGTACTCCGCGCGGGCCGGGATCGAACAGGCCAAGGGCGTGCTGATGCTGATCTACGGGATCAACGCTGACCAGGCCTTTCGGGTGCTCACCTGGCGTTCCCAAGAAACCGGCGTCAAGCTGCGCGCGCTGGCCAACCAGCTCGTCGCCGAAGTCACCACGCTGGACGGGCCGATGGTCGAACTGCGCACCCAGTTCGACCATCTGCTGCTCACCGTGCACGAACGGCTGTGA